The Streptomyces phaeolivaceus genome has a window encoding:
- a CDS encoding MFS transporter: MTATTAQAGADQGRGRPISAARRRLTLANSVLGAVIVALDGTVLTIAQPTLRRDLDASLTEVQWTSTGYLIAVAGLLVFAGRLGDRFGHQRVFALGVLGFSAASAGIGFAPGVGWVIGLRVVQGVFGALLQPATLGMLRAAFPPDRLGMPIALRTSAIGVAVATGPLVGGVLVARLGWRAVFFLNVVPALVMGVLALTVRPAVSAPETVDGPRVRGTRLDLPGAALLAVALAALVHTLVGVPEHGWTVTGVLGLLIAAVSAFALVRHERRTPEPLLPPAVLGSATVRAALGVLVAASAAMLGALFVCSFVLQDVLGMDPLRTSLVALPGGVMMVLGAPLSAVLLRRWGARPTALTGTVLLTAGVLALSGLGPGSSAVSIGGGFLLLGAGFGALMVTATAVVVRHAPAESAGVAGGLQQTAMNVGPALGVAAATTLMPLGTGTALLLLSGVAALGAPLALRMPRPARPARDGTRSVRNDEGKKREGDKHEREP; encoded by the coding sequence ATGACGGCCACCACCGCGCAGGCCGGGGCCGACCAGGGGCGGGGCCGCCCGATATCCGCCGCCCGCCGCCGGCTCACCCTCGCGAACAGTGTGCTCGGTGCCGTGATCGTCGCCCTCGACGGAACGGTGCTGACGATCGCCCAGCCGACGCTGCGTCGCGACCTGGACGCGTCGCTCACCGAGGTGCAGTGGACCAGCACGGGGTATCTGATCGCGGTGGCGGGGCTGTTGGTGTTCGCGGGGCGGCTGGGTGACCGCTTCGGGCATCAACGTGTCTTCGCCTTGGGGGTGTTGGGGTTCAGCGCCGCCTCCGCCGGGATCGGGTTCGCGCCCGGTGTGGGCTGGGTGATCGGGTTGCGGGTCGTCCAGGGCGTCTTCGGCGCGCTGCTCCAGCCCGCCACGCTCGGGATGCTGCGGGCCGCGTTCCCGCCCGACCGGCTGGGGATGCCCATCGCGCTGCGGACCAGCGCCATCGGGGTCGCGGTCGCCACCGGGCCACTGGTCGGCGGTGTGCTCGTCGCGCGGCTCGGCTGGCGGGCGGTGTTCTTCCTCAACGTCGTACCGGCGCTGGTCATGGGCGTGCTGGCGCTGACGGTACGCCCGGCGGTGAGCGCCCCGGAGACGGTGGACGGGCCACGGGTCCGCGGCACCCGCCTCGACCTGCCCGGCGCCGCCCTTCTCGCCGTGGCCCTGGCGGCTCTCGTGCACACCCTGGTCGGGGTGCCCGAGCACGGCTGGACGGTGACCGGTGTGCTCGGCCTGCTGATCGCCGCCGTCTCCGCCTTCGCCCTCGTCCGCCATGAACGCCGTACGCCCGAACCGCTGTTGCCGCCGGCCGTGCTGGGCTCGGCCACCGTCCGTGCGGCGCTCGGGGTGCTGGTGGCAGCGTCGGCGGCGATGCTCGGCGCGCTGTTCGTGTGCAGCTTCGTCCTCCAGGACGTCCTCGGCATGGACCCGCTGCGCACGAGCCTGGTCGCGCTGCCCGGCGGCGTGATGATGGTGCTCGGAGCGCCGCTGTCGGCCGTACTGCTGCGCCGGTGGGGCGCCCGGCCCACGGCCCTCACGGGGACGGTGCTGCTCACCGCCGGTGTGCTGGCGCTGTCCGGACTCGGCCCGGGATCGTCCGCCGTGTCGATCGGGGGCGGATTCCTGCTGCTGGGGGCCGGTTTCGGCGCGCTGATGGTCACCGCGACCGCCGTCGTCGTACGGCATGCCCCGGCGGAGTCGGCGGGGGTGGCGGGCGGGCTTCAGCAGACCGCGATGAACGTCGGCCCGGCGCTCGGGGTGGCCGCCGCGACCACGCTGATGCCGCTCGGCACGGGCACCGCGCTGCTGCTCCTGTCCGGTGTGGCCGCGCTCGGTGCGCCTCTTGCCCTACGAATGCCCCGACCCGCCCGCCCCGCGAGGGATGGAACGCGATCAGTACGGAACGATGAAGGCAAGAAGCGTGAGGGCGACAAGCATGAACGCGAGCCGTGA
- a CDS encoding TetR/AcrR family transcriptional regulator → MSEPNAGLRARLVDVGVELVTTEGVQALSLREIARRAGVSHGAPRRYFPTHLELLSAIARRGFEELADRGTAALGEGTGSPREQIATLGRVYLDFALTNRGMHELMFRHDLLESNELGLRDASLPIFSLLVDLVGRARPDADARLVAGALLANLYGIAQLWTWGSLQLTTGAADFAPLLRTALDAHLGSEGR, encoded by the coding sequence GTGAGCGAGCCGAACGCGGGGCTGCGGGCCCGGCTGGTCGACGTCGGGGTCGAGTTGGTGACGACGGAGGGCGTGCAGGCGCTGTCCCTGCGGGAGATCGCGCGGCGGGCGGGGGTGTCGCACGGGGCGCCGCGCCGGTACTTCCCCACGCATCTGGAGTTGCTGTCGGCGATCGCGCGCCGGGGCTTCGAGGAACTGGCGGACCGGGGCACGGCCGCCCTCGGGGAGGGCACGGGGAGTCCGCGCGAGCAGATCGCGACGCTGGGGCGGGTGTATCTGGACTTCGCGCTCACCAACCGGGGCATGCACGAGCTGATGTTCCGTCATGATCTGCTGGAGAGCAACGAGTTGGGGCTGCGCGACGCCAGTCTGCCGATCTTCTCGCTGCTGGTGGACCTCGTCGGACGGGCCCGGCCCGACGCCGACGCCCGGCTGGTCGCGGGCGCGTTGCTGGCCAACCTCTACGGCATAGCCCAGCTGTGGACCTGGGGCAGCCTCCAACTCACCACCGGCGCCGCCGACTTCGCACCCCTGCTGCGCACCGCGCTGGACGCGCATCTGGGGAGCGAGGGCCGATGA
- a CDS encoding MFS transporter: MSVPAAPPGQPKKAATAAWIGSALEYYDFFIYGSAAALIFPTVFFAESDPATATLLSLATFGVAYAARPVGALFLGHYGDRLGRKKIMVFTLILMGVSTFLIGCLPTYDQVGTLAPVLLVLCRVLQGISAAGEQASANSMTLEHAPSQRRGFFTSFTLSGTQGGQLLATLVFIPIAALPEDQLLSWGWRVPFWMSIAVAVVGYVIRRTLDETPAFTQQTESEGVAKLPLAILMREHWADVLRVIAGALVASVSTIFTVWALAYGTSESVGLSRSSMLWVGALANLVALAAIPLWATLSDRIGRRPVFLIGAAGSAVMMFVYLWAISTGAYPLILTLGIVTFGVVYSAANGIWPSFYGEMFSTRVRLSGMAIGTQIGFAIAGFAVTFAAQIAGPDGDDWFAVALFTSALCIPPVIAALTARETHKIPTELLGTRTPNEKNDRERVAA; this comes from the coding sequence GTGTCCGTCCCCGCCGCACCTCCCGGCCAGCCCAAGAAAGCCGCCACGGCCGCCTGGATCGGCAGCGCCCTGGAGTACTACGACTTCTTCATCTACGGCAGCGCCGCCGCCCTGATCTTCCCGACGGTCTTCTTCGCCGAGTCCGACCCGGCCACCGCGACCCTGCTCTCGCTGGCCACGTTCGGTGTCGCGTACGCGGCACGGCCGGTGGGCGCGCTGTTCCTCGGGCACTACGGCGACCGCCTGGGCCGTAAGAAGATCATGGTCTTCACGCTGATCCTGATGGGTGTGTCGACGTTCCTGATCGGCTGCCTCCCCACCTACGACCAGGTCGGCACCCTCGCCCCGGTCCTTCTGGTGCTCTGCCGTGTCCTCCAGGGCATCTCGGCCGCCGGTGAGCAGGCGAGCGCCAACTCCATGACGCTGGAACACGCGCCGTCGCAGCGGCGCGGCTTCTTCACCAGCTTCACCCTCAGCGGCACCCAGGGCGGGCAGCTGCTCGCCACCCTGGTCTTCATCCCGATCGCCGCGCTCCCCGAGGACCAACTGCTCTCCTGGGGCTGGCGCGTCCCGTTCTGGATGAGCATCGCGGTCGCCGTCGTCGGCTATGTCATCCGCCGCACCCTGGACGAGACCCCGGCCTTCACCCAGCAGACCGAGTCCGAGGGCGTCGCCAAGCTGCCGCTGGCCATCCTGATGCGCGAGCACTGGGCGGATGTGCTCCGGGTGATCGCGGGCGCGCTGGTCGCCTCGGTCTCCACGATCTTCACCGTGTGGGCGCTGGCGTACGGCACGAGCGAGTCGGTGGGCCTGTCCCGTTCCTCGATGCTGTGGGTGGGCGCGCTCGCCAACCTGGTGGCGCTCGCCGCGATCCCGCTGTGGGCCACGCTCTCCGACCGCATCGGCCGCCGCCCCGTCTTCCTGATCGGCGCGGCCGGCAGCGCGGTGATGATGTTCGTCTACCTGTGGGCGATCTCCACCGGCGCCTACCCGCTGATCCTGACCCTCGGCATCGTCACCTTCGGTGTCGTCTACAGCGCCGCGAACGGCATCTGGCCCTCCTTCTACGGCGAGATGTTCTCCACCCGGGTCCGGCTGTCCGGCATGGCCATCGGCACCCAGATCGGCTTCGCCATCGCCGGTTTCGCCGTCACCTTCGCCGCGCAGATCGCCGGCCCGGACGGCGACGACTGGTTCGCCGTGGCCCTCTTCACCTCGGCCCTGTGCATCCCGCCGGTCATCGCCGCGCTCACCGCCCGCGAGACCCACAAGATCCCCACCGAACTCCTCGGCACCCGCACCCCGAACGAGAAGAACGACCGGGAACGCGTCGCGGCCTGA
- a CDS encoding TetR/AcrR family transcriptional regulator, which produces MTSVEEPARPNGRIRDAARTKAEILDVATREFARSGFAGARVDEIAARTRTTKRMIYYYFGGKEQLFTAVLERAYSVIRQQEQDLDVEHLDPVAAIRRLAEVTFDHHEAHPDFIRLVSIENIHEAEHIASSEMLAKIGSPALDVIRRILESGQKSGLFTADVDAVDLHAMISAFCFFRVANRHTFGVLFGRDLIDAGRRDHYRQMLGDMVIAYLTADRATD; this is translated from the coding sequence ATGACCAGCGTCGAAGAACCGGCACGACCGAACGGGCGGATCCGTGACGCCGCCCGCACCAAGGCCGAGATCCTCGACGTCGCGACCAGGGAGTTCGCCCGCAGCGGGTTCGCCGGGGCCCGGGTCGACGAGATCGCCGCCCGGACCCGCACCACGAAGCGGATGATCTACTACTACTTCGGCGGCAAGGAGCAGCTGTTCACCGCCGTGCTGGAGCGGGCGTACTCCGTGATCCGGCAGCAGGAGCAGGACCTGGACGTCGAGCATCTGGACCCGGTCGCGGCCATTCGCCGGCTCGCCGAGGTGACGTTCGACCACCATGAGGCGCACCCCGACTTCATCCGCCTGGTGAGCATCGAGAACATCCACGAGGCCGAGCACATCGCCTCCTCCGAGATGCTCGCCAAGATCGGTTCGCCCGCGCTGGACGTGATCCGCCGGATCCTGGAGTCGGGCCAGAAGTCGGGCCTGTTCACGGCCGACGTCGACGCCGTCGACCTGCACGCGATGATCAGCGCCTTCTGCTTCTTCCGGGTCGCCAACCGGCACACCTTCGGTGTCCTGTTCGGCCGCGACCTGATCGACGCCGGTCGGCGCGACCACTACCGCCAGATGCTCGGCGACATGGTGATCGCCTATCTGACGGCGGACCGCGCGACGGACTGA
- a CDS encoding shikimate dehydrogenase — MPKVSNPLSPGDSYLVGLIGSGIGPSLSPALHEREADRQGLRYLYRLIDIDELGVGPEAVGDLVRAARDLGFDGLNITHPCKQLVIEHLDGLAPQAAALGAVNTVVFEDGRAIGHNTDVTGFAASFARGLPDAPLEKVVQLGAGGAGAAVAHATLTLGAEHVTVVDAMPDRATDLATSLNRHFGPGRAAAATPDALPVLLGAADGVVHATPTGMAAHPGLPFAAELLHPGLWVAEVVYRPLETELLRVARGVGCATLDGGGMAVFQAVDAFRLFTGREPDAIRMLADIGELAGVAGVRN, encoded by the coding sequence GTGCCCAAGGTCTCGAACCCCCTCTCTCCGGGGGACTCGTATCTCGTCGGTCTCATCGGCTCCGGAATCGGCCCCTCGCTCAGCCCCGCACTGCATGAGCGCGAGGCCGACCGGCAGGGTCTGCGCTATCTGTACCGGCTGATCGACATCGATGAGCTGGGGGTCGGGCCGGAGGCGGTCGGCGATCTCGTGCGCGCCGCCCGGGACCTGGGCTTCGACGGGCTGAACATCACCCACCCGTGCAAGCAGCTCGTCATCGAGCACCTCGACGGGCTCGCCCCGCAGGCCGCCGCGCTCGGCGCCGTCAACACCGTCGTCTTCGAGGACGGCCGTGCCATCGGCCACAACACGGACGTCACCGGCTTCGCCGCGTCCTTCGCCCGCGGGCTGCCCGACGCCCCGCTGGAGAAGGTCGTGCAGCTGGGCGCCGGGGGCGCGGGCGCGGCCGTCGCGCACGCCACACTCACCCTCGGCGCGGAGCATGTGACCGTCGTCGACGCGATGCCCGACCGGGCGACCGACCTCGCGACCTCCCTCAACCGCCACTTCGGGCCGGGCCGGGCCGCCGCGGCGACGCCGGACGCGCTGCCGGTGCTGCTGGGCGCGGCCGACGGGGTCGTGCACGCGACGCCCACGGGGATGGCGGCGCATCCCGGGCTGCCGTTCGCGGCGGAGTTGCTGCATCCCGGGCTGTGGGTGGCGGAGGTGGTGTACCGGCCGTTGGAGACCGAGTTGTTGCGGGTCGCCCGGGGGGTTGGCTGCGCCACGCTGGACGGGGGAGGGATGGCGGTGTTCCAGGCGGTGGACGCGTTCCGCTTGTTCACCGGGCGTGAGCCGGACGCGATTCGGATGTTGGCGGACATCGGCGAGTTGGCCGGGGTCGCGGGCGTCCGTAACTGA
- a CDS encoding bifunctional sugar phosphate isomerase/epimerase/4-hydroxyphenylpyruvate dioxygenase family protein, producing MRTSIATVSLSGSLTEKLTAAARAGFDGVEIFENDLLASPLTPEEIRVRCADLGLSIDLYQPMRDIEAVSAEVFEGNLRRARHKFELMARLGCDTVLVCSSVHPLAEDDDALAADHLRQLAAQAQEFGIRVAYEALAWGRHVSTYDHAWRIVAAADHPALGTCLDSFHILARGSDPKGIEDIPGEKIFFLQLADAPLMAMDVLQWSRHYRCFPGQGGFDVAGLVRHVIDAGYDGPLSLEVFNDVFRQSEAGPTAVDAHRSLLMLQEAAGIAALPERVVPTGVAFAELVTPDAEPVGALLGALGFARTARHRSKPVDLWSQGEARVLVNTGPAARRDGTQLAAIGLESPDPAGAARRAEALLAPVLPRRRAAEDAPLDAVAAPDGTELFFCATDRPELPSWTGDFRPVAHPGAAGHVRRVDHLALTQPWHQFDEAALFHRTVLGLHARDSVDVADPYGLFRSRPVTSEDGGVRIALSVGPAPTDTTTRAQHIALATDDVVAAARAFRAAGGRLLAVPANYYDDLAARFEFVEGELESYRELGILYDRDPDGEFRHCYTETVGRVFFELVQRDGGYKGYGAQNAPVRLAAQHAQRPLR from the coding sequence ATGCGTACATCCATCGCCACCGTCTCCCTCAGTGGGTCTCTCACCGAGAAGTTGACCGCCGCCGCGCGGGCCGGGTTCGACGGGGTGGAGATCTTCGAGAACGATCTGCTGGCCAGTCCGCTCACGCCCGAGGAGATCAGGGTCCGGTGCGCGGATCTGGGGCTGAGCATCGATCTCTATCAGCCGATGCGGGACATCGAGGCCGTGTCGGCGGAGGTGTTCGAGGGGAATCTGCGGCGGGCCCGGCACAAGTTCGAGCTGATGGCGCGGCTCGGCTGCGACACCGTGCTCGTCTGCTCCAGCGTCCATCCGCTGGCCGAGGACGACGACGCGCTCGCCGCCGACCATCTGCGTCAACTGGCCGCCCAGGCACAGGAGTTCGGGATCCGGGTCGCCTATGAGGCGCTGGCGTGGGGGCGGCACGTCAGTACGTACGACCACGCGTGGCGGATCGTGGCGGCGGCCGACCATCCGGCGCTCGGGACCTGTCTGGACAGCTTCCACATCCTGGCCCGGGGCTCCGACCCCAAGGGCATCGAGGACATCCCCGGCGAGAAGATCTTCTTCCTGCAGCTCGCCGACGCACCGCTGATGGCGATGGACGTGCTCCAGTGGAGCCGGCACTACCGCTGCTTCCCGGGGCAGGGCGGCTTCGATGTCGCCGGGCTCGTGAGGCATGTGATCGACGCCGGATACGACGGGCCGCTGTCGCTGGAGGTGTTCAACGACGTCTTCCGGCAGTCCGAGGCCGGGCCCACCGCCGTGGACGCCCACCGCTCGCTGCTGATGCTCCAGGAGGCGGCCGGGATCGCCGCGCTGCCCGAGCGGGTGGTGCCCACCGGGGTCGCCTTCGCCGAGCTGGTCACCCCCGACGCCGAACCGGTGGGCGCGCTGCTCGGCGCCCTCGGCTTCGCCCGGACCGCCCGGCACCGCAGCAAGCCGGTGGACCTCTGGTCGCAGGGCGAGGCCCGGGTACTGGTCAACACCGGCCCGGCCGCCCGCCGCGACGGCACCCAGCTCGCCGCGATCGGACTGGAGTCACCGGACCCGGCCGGCGCCGCCCGCCGCGCCGAGGCCCTGCTCGCGCCGGTGCTGCCGCGCCGCCGGGCCGCCGAGGACGCGCCCCTGGACGCGGTCGCCGCGCCCGACGGCACCGAACTCTTCTTCTGTGCCACGGACCGCCCCGAACTCCCCAGCTGGACCGGGGACTTCCGGCCCGTGGCGCACCCCGGGGCCGCGGGCCACGTCCGGCGCGTCGACCATCTCGCGCTCACCCAGCCCTGGCACCAGTTCGACGAGGCGGCCCTCTTCCACCGTACGGTGCTCGGACTGCACGCCCGCGACAGCGTCGATGTCGCCGACCCGTACGGCCTGTTCCGCAGCAGGCCGGTGACCAGCGAGGACGGCGGCGTCCGGATCGCGCTCAGCGTCGGCCCCGCCCCGACCGACACCACCACGCGCGCCCAGCACATCGCCCTCGCCACGGACGACGTCGTCGCCGCGGCCCGCGCCTTCCGCGCGGCCGGGGGCCGCCTGCTGGCCGTCCCCGCGAACTACTACGACGATCTGGCCGCCCGGTTCGAGTTCGTCGAGGGGGAGTTGGAGTCGTACCGCGAACTCGGCATCCTCTACGACCGTGACCCGGACGGCGAGTTCCGCCACTGCTACACCGAGACCGTCGGCCGGGTCTTCTTCGAACTCGTCCAGCGGGACGGCGGGTACAAGGGCTACGGCGCGCAGAACGCCCCCGTGCGGCTCGCCGCCCAGCACGCCCAACGCCCGCTCAGGTAA
- a CDS encoding pentapeptide repeat-containing protein yields the protein MMINDLTAAERRVWDAFPLGAAVDFRAVDSASAVAEDAADGAGWGPERTVRARVLRALLLTAPQEEGEVAALKIEGARITGGLDLKYATVDSVVRLSGCHFDEVPDFSGARFTYLNLTKSVLPGLRSARMRVDGGLRLTACRFRGPVRLTGAQISGTLFMERAEFTAPDDEAALRLNQAEIGEELCAPGLRASGEVQLGGAHVAGAVDLRRARLHRPGGTALGASGLVTESDVVLRHADVSGRVELRGVRVGGWLELSYARLSNPGGTALRVSSSVISELWLRNGPPVEGVLNLRRAQIEVLFVEPDMLPEQVLLNSLTYTSLIPHERAERRLPMLESDGEAYLPYSYEQLTTAYRRIGDEDAARRVQLAKQRRHRATLRWYGRLWGYAQDATVGYGFRPLRAAVWLLSLMAVGSVAYAVRPPSPLKADEAPDFNPVVYTLDLLLPIIDFGQERAYAPEGATQWLSYVLVITGWILATTVVTGVTRTVSRQ from the coding sequence ATGATGATCAACGATCTGACGGCGGCCGAGCGGCGGGTGTGGGACGCCTTTCCGCTCGGCGCGGCGGTGGACTTCCGGGCCGTGGACTCCGCGTCCGCCGTGGCCGAGGACGCGGCGGACGGCGCCGGCTGGGGCCCGGAGCGGACCGTACGGGCCCGGGTGCTGCGGGCGTTGCTGCTCACCGCTCCGCAGGAGGAGGGCGAGGTCGCCGCGCTCAAGATCGAGGGCGCCCGGATCACCGGCGGACTGGACCTGAAGTACGCGACGGTGGACAGCGTCGTAAGGCTGAGCGGCTGCCACTTCGACGAGGTCCCCGACTTCTCCGGGGCCCGGTTCACCTACCTCAATCTCACCAAGTCCGTGCTGCCCGGCCTGCGTTCGGCACGGATGCGGGTCGACGGCGGGCTGCGGCTGACCGCGTGCCGGTTCCGGGGACCGGTGAGGCTCACCGGGGCGCAGATCTCCGGGACCCTGTTCATGGAGCGGGCCGAGTTCACCGCACCGGACGACGAGGCCGCGTTACGGCTCAACCAGGCGGAGATCGGCGAGGAGTTGTGCGCCCCCGGGCTGCGGGCGAGCGGCGAGGTCCAGCTCGGCGGGGCCCATGTCGCGGGCGCGGTCGATCTGAGGCGGGCCCGGCTGCACCGGCCCGGCGGTACGGCGCTCGGCGCGTCGGGGCTCGTCACCGAGTCCGATGTCGTCCTGCGCCACGCGGACGTAAGCGGCCGGGTCGAGCTGCGCGGCGTCCGGGTGGGCGGCTGGCTGGAGCTGTCGTACGCCCGGCTGTCGAACCCCGGCGGTACGGCGCTGCGGGTGAGCAGCAGCGTCATCAGCGAGCTGTGGCTGCGCAACGGCCCCCCGGTGGAGGGCGTCCTCAATCTGCGCCGCGCCCAGATAGAGGTGCTGTTCGTGGAGCCGGACATGCTGCCGGAGCAGGTCCTGCTGAACAGCCTCACCTACACCTCCCTCATCCCGCACGAGCGCGCCGAGCGGCGGCTGCCGATGCTGGAGAGCGACGGGGAGGCGTATCTGCCGTACTCCTACGAGCAGTTGACCACCGCGTACCGCAGGATCGGCGACGAGGACGCGGCCCGGCGCGTCCAACTCGCCAAGCAGCGCCGCCATCGCGCCACACTCCGCTGGTACGGGCGGCTGTGGGGGTACGCCCAGGACGCCACCGTCGGCTACGGCTTCCGCCCGCTGCGCGCGGCCGTGTGGCTGCTGTCGCTGATGGCGGTGGGCTCGGTGGCGTACGCGGTGCGCCCGCCGAGCCCGCTCAAGGCGGACGAGGCACCGGACTTCAACCCGGTCGTCTACACCCTCGATCTGCTCCTGCCGATCATCGACTTCGGGCAGGAGCGGGCGTACGCGCCCGAGGGCGCGACCCAGTGGCTGTCGTACGTCCTCGTCATCACGGGCTGGATCCTGGCGACGACGGTCGTCACCGGTGTGACGCGCACTGTCAGCCGCCAGTAG